In Pyricularia oryzae 70-15 chromosome 2, whole genome shotgun sequence, one genomic interval encodes:
- a CDS encoding HD family hydrolase, with protein MTPATVESGGCKEEVVAQKGFKDPGVVPNPVVEGVWTPEKVLDTLTTGKPTEGSDSPLPYFHLLERLKTTKREGWRRFGIERGESIADHMYRMSLMSMLAPPTLAPRLDLNKCIKMCLIHDMAESLVGDITPVDGVAKPEKARREAATMDYITSTLLGNVYGGGNTVGAEMRAIWQEYEDSETLESKYVHDIDKMELICQMVEYEKRGEGRLDLGEFAWVAKKMVLPEMIARGEEILKEREAFWAGRNHVRGDVGVEGGVSASHIEQSDAYYSKPEEK; from the exons ATGACTCCCGCGACAGTTGAGAGTGGCGGCTGCAAGGAGGAGGTCGTCGCCCAAAAAGGATTTAAAG ACCCAGGAGTTGTGCCAAACCCAGTAGTAGAAGGTGTATGGACGCCCGAAAAGGTATTGGACACTCTCACGACCGGCAAACCGACAGAGGGATCGGATTCTCCATTACCATACTTCCATCTCCTCGAAAGGCTGAAGACTACCAAGCGCGAGGGATGGCGTCGTTTTGGAATTGAGAG GGGTGAATCCATCGCCGACCACATGTACCGCATGTCCCTGATGTCGATGCTCGCGCCTCCCACGCTCGCCCCCCGCCTCGACCTCAACAAATGCATCAAGATGTGCCTGATCCACGACATGGCCGAGTCTCTAGTCGGCGACATCACCCCCGTCGACGGCGTCGCAAAGCCTGAGAAGGCGCGCCGCGAGGCCGCAACCATGGACTACATCACCTCGACGCTCCTGGGCAACGtctacggcggcggcaacacGGTCGGCGCCGAGATGCGCGCCATATGGCAGGAGTACGAGGACTCGGAGACCCTGGAGAGCAAGTATGTTCACGACATCGACAAGATGGAGCTCATTTGCCAGATGGTCGAGTACGAGAAGCGCGGCGAGGGCAGGCTGGACCTCGGGGAGTTTGCTTGGGTGGCCAAGAAGATGGTCCTCCCCGAGATGATTGCGCGCGGCGAGGAAATCTTGAAGGAGCGCGAAGCCTTCTGGGCCGGGAGGAACCACGTCAGGGGGGATGTGGGTGTCGAGGGCGGAGTATCGGCCTCTCATATCGAGCAGTCCGATGCCTACTACAGCAAGCCCGAGGAGAAGTAA
- a CDS encoding endoglucanase-4 has translation MHIDLKILQSSIAGFHPSRVHSFAHRSLKMKTLSGIALLFLSAAPLATAHAIFSDIWVDGVDQNRACLRPVPSNSPVESVTSTDLRCNVGGTRGVSGICEAKAGGSITVEMHQQPNDRSCTNEAIGGNHFGPVMVYMSKVDDATSADGSSPWFKVDEFGYDAGTKTWGTDLLNKECGKRTFKVPSNIPAGNYLVRAEAIALHAASQTGGAQFYMSCFQVNIAGSGGGQLPAGVSIPGAYNANDPGIKINIWDSGFSEYKIPGPAVIDGSFM, from the exons ATGCACATCGACTTGAAAATACTACAGTCTTCCATCGCAGGCTTCCATCCATCTCGTGTCCACTCATTCGCCCATAGATCCCTCAAAATGAAGACCCTCTCCGGCATCGCCCTGCTTTTCCTGAGCGCCGCCCCACTGGCAACCGCCCACGCCATCTTCAGCGACATCTGGGTGGACGGTGTGGACCAGAACCGCGCGTGCCTGCGCCCTGTGCCCAGCAACTCGCCCGTCGAGTCCGTGACCTCCACCGACCTCCGATGCAACGTCGGCGGGACGCGGGGCGTATCGGGCATCTgcgaggccaaggccggcgggTCCATCACGGTCGAGATGCACCAGCAGCCAAACGACCGCAGCTGCACCAATGAGGCCATCGGCGGGAACCACTTTGGGCCTGTCATGGTGTACATGAGCAAGGTCGACGACGCTACCAGCGCGGACGGCTCGTCCCCTTGGTTCAAGGTCGACGAGTTTGGCTACGACGCCGGGACCAAGACCTGGGGCACCGATCTGCTCAACAAGGAGTGCGGCAAGAGGACCTTCAAGGTCCCGAGCAACATCCCCGCCGGTAACTATCTCGTGAGGGCCGAGGCCATTGCGCTTCACGCCGCGTCCCAGACGGGCGGGGCGCAGTTTTACATGAGCTGCTTC CAAGTCAACATCGCGGGAAGCGGCGGCGGTCAACTGCCCGCCGGAGTGTCGATCCCCGGTGCATACAATGCAAACGACCCAGGTATCAAGATCAACATTTGGGACAGCGGGTTCAGCGAGTACAAGATTCCAGGACCGGCTGTAATTGATGGAAGCTTCATGTGA